AAAttgagggaggaaaaaaaaaaaaaaaaaaaaaaaaatagctaacttttttgtatgaacggttcaggtgaaaaactATTCCAAATGACGTCACCCCcgaataaaaacaaaacttTGTATCGTATTTCTCCACAGCTGTTCACATCAAAGATGCCAAATAGGAAATTACCAGAGAGGACAAATTTACGCTTTATCAAAGTTTACCGGTTTTAAGAGTTCCATTTCCCCATGAAGTTCATGTAAAATTGTATAAGTATGGCTATGTCTGTGACCCCACTGCGCGATGACACGTTAAAGCGCATTAGGTGCGGAGCCAAGGGGGTGACCTATGTTGCCTAAAGGGAAGATGGTACATGTGtctatgcatacatatatattgtgcCCATGTGATCGGTCCCACTTCCTAAGGCATGTCACCTCTTGTTGAATAACTATTTGCTAATTGGAGACAACCACAAATGGTGATAAAAGTGGCCCGATACGTTCGCTAAAACACCTCCCCTCTGCTTCGTACTGCCAATATGCCtacgtaaaatgaaaatatttttcacagcTTTATTTATCAGTTGGAGGCTTTTAAATTACcttaaagaaaattttcctataaataattaaagataaacaaaaacaaaattgtatcCCCTtctaaacaaaaaaaagtaagcaATGTGTGGAAGTATTAACAATGGAGCAAACGACGAAGGGGAAACGATGGGGCATTTTCTTAATTGCAttgatgtaatttttttattcaaaaaaaaaaaaaaaataataaaaaaaaaaaaataaaatgcactTAGAATTTGAgctaaataaaattttcttcaaaataatttaattgaGCTGAAAAAATTCTCCATAACATCAGCCATCAGTTGTCTGCTTCTCCTGTGGACAAgcagacacacacacacagcaAGAgagcgacaaaaaaaaaggaaaaaaaaaaaagtaagtttacaaaataaaaattggcCAAAAGGCTAATGAACAAAATTGCAATACAGCAGTATGAGAAAATAAACAGAATTAAGaaagagaacaaaataaTGGTCTTAAAATGAAGCCTATGTGCATGGGATAACGTCCACATGAAGGCAGGGCTAACCGtcggaaatattttttatttgtgtgagtaggtatttaggttgtggggaGTCGTAAAGAATTGTATTCGCACGAATGGGGGAGTAGCGTATATACCTATGTATACTGCAGATCCTTATCGAGATGGAGCGCTAAAAAATGTTCTGATGAGTGAGAAAACATCTGTATGGGCACTTGCAAACGCTTCATTCCGTAAAAACAGTTTCTGCAATGCGGGTTTCGCGAACGTGCATGTTTCACGTATgggtgtgtatatgtatatatgtatatatctgtaTGCCCGTTGTTGTGATTGCTTCGTCGGAGCTGTTTTCCTATGGCCTCTCCTCCGCGGCTTAGTTGAGACTGCTCAAATTGACAGACTTGGACACGCCAAAGAAGTCGCCGCTCTTCTGCTCGTTCATCCACCCGTGGGACATCATCGGGTAGACAAATTCGTTCAAGTTATCATTAGTATTCCAAACGTTCTGTtcattatttccttcctttttataagTAGAAAAATCCATATTTTGCCGCACACATTCATTTTCATCCGTCACCTCTCCATTCCTGACACCGACGCTGTTACCACTGTTCACCTCATCAAACCATCTGTTGTTATTGCTCTCTATATTATTGTTATATAGAAATGTGAGGTTGTGTATATCTGGAATGTACGTGTTGTAATTCGATGCTGATTGTAACGGTTCACTCAACTGggtgttttttttgaacggataattattttcattacaCCAATTCAtggggttcacattttttacgatCGACTGTGGGTTTTTCGTTTCGTTATATTGTAACTCCTTCGATATtaagcattttatttttttgagaaaGTCTGACTTGTCGCTGTTGAATTCGAAGTTTCTTTCCATGCCGATCCCGCCTTCGTTCAGTTCATAGCCTTCTCGCAAATTCAGcttcgcatttttttccttccgcaTGGTGAACATACTCGGTGATTTTTTCTGCATCTGCTGTGGGGTTGTCATATTGGAGGTGCTCAGGATTGATGTATTCACGTTGGTAGTGGCTACGTTTGAAGTGGTCACTTTTGAGGTGACCAAATTTGGAAGGGTCTCCTTTTCGCTATTCAAATTTTGGCCATAACTTGACGCTAGAAATATATCCCCTTTTCCATAGCCTCTTTGGCCGAAGCGGTCCATCGTTGGGAATGCTTTTCCCGCGTGGCTTGGCGCGAATCCGTTGGTTGCAAATGGGTCGGTGGGAAACCCCTTTGTGACATACCCGTTCGTAACATACTCGTTTGTGGCATACCCGTTAGAGACATAACCATTCGCCGAGTCATCACCTCCAACGCCCCTCATATTGCTGATGTCGCTGAATCCTCCGTCCCTCTCGTTATTTCCAACGCAGCTAgccatttgttcatttctgaACGGAACAATGTCATTTTTCCACGTGTCtatatcttcatttttgtcaaATCCGTCTTGGTTAACATGCTGCATTTGTGACATCCTCTGCTGTTGGTGTGTTTCCAACTTTTGGTTTTTGTAttcattattttgaaaaacaaatgggTTGAAAAATTTGGAGGCAGTGAATTCGTCTAAATGGAGCATCTGGTTCGTGATGCCCGTGTTGCTAGCGCTGTTGTTCACGTTGTGCATGCCGCTATTGTGGATGCTTTCTTCGATGCGGAGGCCATACGGAATGGCTAGCTGTTGCTCACCCCCAAACTTCTCCTCATAgcaattccttctcttccttccttgcGAGAGATAATTTATTATGCCTTCCTCAAACGATTGGTTTTGCACCTCTTCCTGCCCTTCTCCACTTACCATTCCCATATGTTTTCCATTATGTGCCACGTTACTCAAATTAACATTGTGATGGTATACACTTCTTTCCGTTTCAAAAGACTTGGCATTGCTCATCAAGTTTGTATATTGTCTGTTCGTTAGTTCTCCACTGTTGTTAACGGAAAAGGCATCTCTAATTTCGTGGGGACCGTTCACATCTTTCACGCTGGAGAAGGATCCTACATTTTGCGAAATTAGAATATCATCTATGGTTTTTATTATGCTGTTAAGGTTGTCGTCTACCTTGATCCCGTCATCAAAGTTGGACATGGCATGCTTCtggttttccttctcttttgtGAATATGTAATTTTCTGCGGTATCCTCTGGAAGAACGTACTTGGTCAGGTCGTCTTCCTCGTTGAGGTTGCGGCTGATGGATGCTGCTGCTACTGCGACAGTGGAGGGGTAGCCAAAATGGGTTTCGCTGCTACTGAGGCTGGAGAATCGTTGGGTGAAGAGCCCTTGGGTAGCGAAACGATGAGTGTGAAAGCGTTCACCCGCACATCGTTCATCTGCACATCGTTCATCTGCACATCGTTCATCTGCGCACCGTTCATCTGCGCACCGCTCATCTGCGCACCGCTCATCTGCGCATCGTTCATCTGCGAACCCTCCATCCATGCCGCCATCGTTGGTGCCTCGCTTCTTCGCGTCGTCTTGCTTGAAACCCCCCAGGAACTCCCTCTCGACCAGGCTGCCACCCTGGTCCTTCTTAATGGACTCCTtcaggaaattattttcgtTCAAAAGGTACTTTATCACCTTGGTGTACTTGTCATTATTTTCTATAAAGGTAGACAAGGCTAGATTCTCAATTTTGCTTAGGATATCTTTAATGGAATTTGCGTTGGTGCTATCTGGCAGGTGGAAGTTTCCATCCACCGTATCCTTATCGAAGGTGTTTCTTGTATCAGTTGTGCTCTTTCTATCAGTTGTGTTCCTTGTATCAGCTGTATCCCTTGTATCAGTTGTGTTTCTTGTATCAGCTGTATCCCCTGTATCAGCCGTATCCCCTGTATCAGCTGCATCCCTTGTGGTTACTTCATTGTCCAAATGGGGTGTTCTCTTTTTGCTCTTTATTttagttttttcatttcttattACGTTCCTTTTGCAAACAAAGGTGTCCCTATCTTTGTCGTATGAAGAAGACATGTTTGTATTTTCGGATGACCCATTAACAGAATAATCACATGTATCGAATGAGTAGGTAGAAGCAGTTCCTTGCTTCTGATCAGTGGCATtgctcttcattttattcttatttttcttgttaCATTTTGACCCATGCAACATATCCACCTCTTCATTCGTTTTAATATCTTCCGTTCCGTGTGCAAATCTGCATTTATTCCCATTaaaacattttccttttccccagAAACTACAGATGGTTGATTTGTACGTGGCCAAGTGGACACTCGGTTTGAGTGTGTCAATGTCGTGAGCGAACTTACAGTTTGCATCTCGAcagggaatttttttcttcacataaTCACACAGCTTCGTGTTCCTTAAGTCAGGCATCGGCTTAAGTTCGTCAATGCTATGAGCGTAATGGCAATTAGATTCATTTAGACAgtaattcttatttttttggaaTGGACACATTttcgttttaaaaaattgcttcTTTATCAGCGATAGTGTTTCTGACTGCACTTGGGGTGCCTGCTTGTAACTTTTTTCGTTCATCGTTTGGGACAGGGGCGGGAGTAAAATgaagataaaagaaaaaagatggGTGGGGGTAAAATAACACCACCGAAAGGGTAATACAAACGTGAAAGAAGCGTCAGAGACGTGTAAGAGTAGCTAAGCATGACCAgagtgcagaaaaaaaaatatttcaaataaTTTACGAACAGTTAGGTGCAGTTGCCCAAAATGGAAGGGTCGGTGGTAGTAGAGGAACAGTTCACCACCTGTGCAGCAAGGCGAACACGATAAACAACGTGCAGATTCTACAACATCTGTGTCCCGACGGGCAGGatcacatgtgtatatgtgcacatgcgTACAAATACAAGTGCATGAAGGAGTGGAGACGTAAAACTGCTCTATATGATCGGAGCTCACATCACAGCAGTAGAACTTGCGCAGAGACctgtgcgtatatatatgcccacTTGGCGAGTTTTCCCGAGATGCATGCGCAAAAAGGTACCAATCAACAGAGGGAGTGGTGCAAGCGATTTATAAGCAAAAACAGGTGAAGCGCAGCTTGCTCATCAGTCGGGCCTCCCTTCATAAAGAATAATTAATCTACTTGTGCGAAAAGCTCgtgagaaaaataatttaatgaGAAAATGCtactcctctttttttttttttttttttaatttacaaataatatattatgaTACGAAGAAATGAACCACAAAGGAAAGTCAAGTGgagaggacaaaaaaaaaaaaaaaaaaaaaaaaaaaaattaaaaacaaattgtaaaaaaaacaaataatttaGATGATAAAAGAGAATCAATAAAATTTGCCCTATGTGTAAAACATAACTAACTGGTTGGTAATAAATTTCGGGCGAGAGACaatgaagtaaaaagaaaactgatttttacagaaaaaaaaaaaagaaaacaaaccACATTGCGCGAATGAAGTAGTTGCCTATGGAAGTGCGCACTTTGAAGGGTAGCAAATGGGTATgtcacacatgtgtgtgtatgtattaGTACCTGCACTTACATGTGAAcaaacatatgtacgtacccGTGAGGGTAATTCTTCTTTCGAAAGAAAGCAAGCAGGtgtatttagaaaaaaaaaaaagaaaaaaaagaaaatgcatgGGAGGAGCTAAAAATAGTCCAAGTCATT
This DNA window, taken from Plasmodium knowlesi strain H genome assembly, chromosome: 13, encodes the following:
- a CDS encoding zinc finger protein, putative, whose protein sequence is MNEKSYKQAPQVQSETLSLIKKQFFKTKMCPFQKNKNYCLNESNCHYAHSIDELKPMPDLRNTKLCDYVKKKIPCRDANCKFAHDIDTLKPSVHLATYKSTICSFWGKGKCFNGNKCRFAHGTEDIKTNEEVDMLHGSKCNKKNKNKMKSNATDQKQGTASTYSFDTCDYSVNGSSENTNMSSSYDKDRDTFVCKRNVIRNEKTKIKSKKRTPHLDNEVTTRDAADTGDTADTGDTADTRNTTDTRDTADTRNTTDRKSTTDTRNTFDKDTVDGNFHLPDSTNANSIKDILSKIENLALSTFIENNDKYTKVIKYLLNENNFLKESIKKDQGGSLVEREFLGGFKQDDAKKRGTNDGGMDGGFADERCADERCADERCADERCADERCADERCADERCAGERFHTHRFATQGLFTQRFSSLSSSETHFGYPSTVAVAAASISRNLNEEDDLTKYVLPEDTAENYIFTKEKENQKHAMSNFDDGIKVDDNLNSIIKTIDDILISQNVGSFSSVKDVNGPHEIRDAFSVNNSGELTNRQYTNLMSNAKSFETERSVYHHNVNLSNVAHNGKHMGMVSGEGQEEVQNQSFEEGIINYLSQGRKRRNCYEEKFGGEQQLAIPYGLRIEESIHNSGMHNVNNSASNTGITNQMLHLDEFTASKFFNPFVFQNNEYKNQKLETHQQQRMSQMQHVNQDGFDKNEDIDTWKNDIVPFRNEQMASCVGNNERDGGFSDISNMRGVGGDDSANGYVSNGYATNEYVTNGYVTKGFPTDPFATNGFAPSHAGKAFPTMDRFGQRGYGKGDIFLASSYGQNLNSEKETLPNLVTSKVTTSNVATTNVNTSILSTSNMTTPQQMQKKSPSMFTMRKEKNAKLNLREGYELNEGGIGMERNFEFNSDKSDFLKKIKCLISKELQYNETKNPQSIVKNVNPMNWCNENNYPFKKNTQLSEPLQSASNYNTYIPDIHNLTFLYNNNIESNNNRWFDEVNSGNSVGVRNGEVTDENECVRQNMDFSTYKKEGNNEQNVWNTNDNLNEFVYPMMSHGWMNEQKSGDFFGVSKSVNLSSLN